One window of the Rhodococcus sovatensis genome contains the following:
- a CDS encoding ferritin, whose product MTTTEIHSRFHDLLRAQVGHEFTASQQYIAIAVWFDTNDLPQLARRFYAQANEERSHAMMMIQYLIDKDVKVAVPGVGDVISEFVKIAEPVELALAQEKIVTEQITDLARTAREDGDYIGEQFIQWFLSEQVEEVASMRSLLNIVHRAGGQLFDVEEYVARETSARVNRTTNPPKEAGAL is encoded by the coding sequence ATGACCACGACCGAAATCCACTCTCGATTTCACGACCTCCTGCGTGCGCAGGTCGGTCACGAATTCACGGCGTCGCAGCAGTACATCGCGATCGCGGTGTGGTTCGACACGAACGATCTTCCCCAGCTGGCCCGACGCTTCTACGCGCAGGCGAACGAAGAACGCAGCCACGCGATGATGATGATTCAGTATTTGATCGACAAGGACGTCAAGGTCGCCGTCCCCGGTGTCGGCGACGTCATCAGTGAGTTCGTGAAGATCGCTGAACCTGTCGAGCTGGCCCTCGCACAGGAAAAGATCGTCACCGAGCAGATCACGGATCTCGCGCGCACGGCACGGGAGGACGGCGACTACATCGGTGAGCAGTTCATCCAGTGGTTCCTGTCGGAGCAGGTCGAGGAAGTCGCAAGTATGCGCAGCTTGCTGAACATCGTGCACCGGGCCGGAGGACAACTGTTCGACGTCGAGGAATACGTTGCGCGCGAAACCTCGGCCCGCGTGAACCGCACCACAAACCCGCCGAAAGAGGCAGGCGCATTGTGA
- a CDS encoding ferritin: MSADISETTHSKFHALLRDQIRNEFNASHQYIATAVYFDNHDLPQLAKHFYAQAVEERNHAMMIVQYFLDRDITVELTGVDAAKSVFTDAREPIALALAQEETVTEQIIGLASTAREEGDYLGEQFMQWFLKEQVEEVASMKTLLNIADRAGHNLFDLEEFVAREFGGAAGSDAGAPRAAGGSI; this comes from the coding sequence ATGAGCGCAGACATCAGCGAAACAACACACTCCAAGTTCCACGCACTTCTGCGGGATCAGATCCGCAACGAGTTCAACGCGTCGCACCAGTACATCGCGACGGCCGTGTACTTCGACAACCACGACCTGCCGCAGCTGGCAAAGCACTTCTACGCGCAGGCGGTCGAAGAGCGCAACCACGCGATGATGATCGTCCAGTACTTCCTGGACCGAGACATCACCGTCGAACTCACCGGCGTCGATGCCGCCAAGTCCGTCTTCACCGATGCGCGTGAGCCGATCGCCCTGGCCCTCGCACAGGAGGAGACCGTCACCGAGCAGATCATCGGCCTCGCGAGCACTGCCCGCGAAGAGGGTGACTACCTGGGTGAGCAGTTCATGCAGTGGTTCCTCAAGGAGCAGGTCGAGGAAGTTGCCAGCATGAAGACGCTGCTCAACATTGCCGACCGCGCGGGCCACAACCTGTTCGATCTCGAGGAGTTCGTCGCCCGTGAGTTCGGTGGCGCTGCCGGATCCGACGCAGGTGCACCCCGCGCTGCCGGCGGTTCGATCTAA
- a CDS encoding DUF5926 family protein: protein MGKSKRNSGPKQDSNRAAKLAQREAERESLQAAPVRPFQGVQAECDLVAMREFVPSATAPVVIDGRSMTIATVLPGAVAALVREESGDVRGFAGLQVQVHSPNVAADLSSALTWASIAQPGESLESAGPDGNTPALKEVLDPTVELDITVHQDFNWWLPENSEPAADVAATVERANQAIMPSARLEGEGLTAAWWVDAGDKAHLRWVRPESEDELMLALARLHAAGDLSLGEGSRYAGSFRTHGLLVPVFDLDSEMHPTEWVSPTIEFGNKLAEALSVDAPLTSEQRRSRDGLRSRQVTLR from the coding sequence GTGGGTAAGAGCAAAAGAAACAGTGGTCCGAAGCAGGACAGCAACCGAGCAGCGAAGCTCGCACAGCGTGAGGCCGAGCGCGAAAGCCTTCAGGCCGCGCCGGTCCGTCCGTTCCAGGGCGTGCAAGCCGAATGCGATCTCGTCGCGATGCGTGAATTCGTACCGTCCGCCACGGCACCCGTCGTCATCGACGGCCGTTCGATGACGATTGCCACGGTGCTGCCCGGCGCTGTAGCGGCGTTGGTGCGCGAGGAAAGCGGCGATGTGCGGGGATTCGCGGGCTTGCAGGTGCAGGTGCACTCCCCGAACGTCGCAGCCGATCTCTCCAGTGCGCTCACCTGGGCGTCGATCGCGCAGCCGGGTGAGTCACTCGAATCGGCAGGCCCCGACGGAAACACGCCGGCGCTGAAGGAAGTTCTCGATCCGACGGTCGAGCTGGATATCACCGTGCATCAGGATTTCAACTGGTGGCTCCCCGAGAACTCCGAGCCTGCAGCAGATGTCGCGGCGACGGTGGAGCGTGCCAATCAGGCGATCATGCCATCGGCTCGGTTGGAGGGCGAGGGATTGACGGCTGCTTGGTGGGTCGATGCAGGCGACAAGGCACACCTGCGGTGGGTTCGCCCGGAAAGCGAGGACGAGCTGATGCTGGCTCTCGCTCGTCTGCATGCTGCGGGGGATCTCTCGCTGGGAGAGGGCTCGCGGTACGCCGGTTCGTTCCGGACGCACGGCCTGCTGGTTCCGGTGTTCGATCTCGATTCCGAGATGCACCCGACCGAGTGGGTTTCGCCCACAATCGAATTCGGCAACAAGCTTGCCGAGGCTCTCAGCGTCGACGCCCCGCTGACGTCCGAGCAGCGGCGATCGCGTGACGGTCTGCGGTCTCGCCAGGTAACTCTGCGCTGA
- a CDS encoding glycerophosphodiester phosphodiesterase family protein, which produces MSGDRRGPFVVAHRGASEEKKEHTLAAYDLALREGADGLECDVRLTRDGHIVCVHDRRVDRTSTGTGIVSELDYETLKGFDYGDGAEPADLLTLADLISLVLDWNSKPTKLFIETKHPVRYGSLIESKVLAELHRFGIAQPASADHSRAVIMSFAPTAVWRVRRSAPMLPTVLLGDTSHYLGGGAATTVGATAVGPSIKSLREHPSIVDRAAASGRATYCWTVDEKADVELCRELGVGWIATNNPGRTKAWLE; this is translated from the coding sequence ATGAGTGGGGATAGGCGAGGTCCTTTCGTTGTCGCACATCGAGGGGCGTCGGAAGAGAAGAAGGAGCACACCCTCGCGGCATACGACCTCGCGCTGCGTGAGGGGGCCGACGGTCTCGAATGCGACGTCCGGCTCACCCGCGACGGCCACATCGTGTGCGTGCACGATCGACGAGTCGACCGAACCTCGACCGGCACCGGCATCGTCAGTGAGCTCGACTACGAGACACTGAAAGGCTTCGACTACGGCGACGGTGCCGAACCTGCCGACCTGTTGACCCTCGCTGATCTGATTTCACTCGTGCTCGACTGGAATTCCAAGCCAACCAAACTGTTCATCGAGACGAAGCACCCGGTGCGCTACGGATCGCTCATCGAAAGCAAGGTGCTGGCCGAGCTTCACCGCTTCGGTATCGCGCAGCCTGCATCCGCCGATCACTCGCGAGCGGTGATCATGTCCTTCGCGCCGACTGCGGTGTGGAGAGTGCGTCGGTCGGCGCCGATGCTACCCACCGTTCTTCTCGGCGACACCTCGCACTACCTCGGAGGTGGAGCTGCGACGACGGTCGGCGCCACGGCAGTCGGCCCGTCGATCAAGAGCCTGCGCGAGCATCCGTCGATAGTCGATCGGGCTGCCGCGTCGGGACGCGCGACGTACTGCTGGACGGTGGACGAGAAGGCCGACGTCGAGCTGTGCCGCGAACTCGGCGTCGGGTGGATAGCGACGAACAACCCCGGCCGGACCAAGGCGTGGCTCGAGTAG
- a CDS encoding DUF4328 domain-containing protein — protein sequence MPRWGLIDRPITTHIEREPRLQRWAGAASGLLVLVVALLVLAAFAELFRYGILLYNRTRLVSQTTLVLSDAVVLFAEVASVCIGIAAAVASVCWLVDRRRSIFDRAGVRDPRRARGIFVGSLVPVLSLAMPGVFLTELVDVRGRADQGRLRVLVRIWWAAWVVNWVLVLAATLWRFRDSLQAQANGVLFSAFVALAAAVVAILTLVLVRSVDGLRWRGGARAAPTRWVVAVPGATAVSDVSAVPRETKEVATEASRAAEQPEKAAVS from the coding sequence ATGCCGCGATGGGGACTGATCGATCGGCCGATCACCACTCACATCGAGCGTGAGCCACGACTGCAGCGCTGGGCGGGAGCGGCCTCGGGCCTGCTGGTGCTCGTCGTCGCACTGCTCGTGCTGGCGGCGTTCGCCGAGCTCTTTCGATACGGAATCCTGCTGTACAACCGGACTCGGTTGGTAAGCCAGACGACGCTTGTCCTGTCCGACGCAGTGGTGCTGTTCGCCGAGGTCGCTTCCGTGTGTATCGGCATCGCGGCGGCTGTTGCGTCGGTGTGCTGGCTCGTGGACAGGCGTCGGTCGATATTCGACCGCGCAGGAGTGCGTGATCCACGCAGGGCCCGAGGAATCTTCGTCGGAAGTCTCGTTCCGGTGCTCTCCCTCGCCATGCCCGGCGTGTTCCTCACCGAGTTGGTCGACGTACGGGGTCGCGCAGACCAGGGCAGGTTGCGCGTCCTGGTGCGTATCTGGTGGGCCGCGTGGGTCGTCAACTGGGTCCTGGTGCTCGCCGCGACGCTGTGGCGTTTCCGGGATTCGTTGCAAGCGCAGGCCAATGGTGTTTTGTTCTCGGCGTTCGTTGCGCTCGCTGCCGCCGTAGTTGCCATTCTGACGCTTGTTCTGGTGCGAAGCGTCGATGGTCTCCGGTGGCGCGGTGGTGCGCGCGCCGCGCCGACAAGATGGGTCGTTGCTGTTCCCGGTGCTACTGCGGTTTCCGATGTCTCGGCGGTTCCACGTGAAACAAAAGAGGTAGCAACAGAGGCTTCACGTGCGGCGGAGCAGCCAGAGAAGGCGGCCGTGTCATGA
- a CDS encoding rhodanese-like domain-containing protein produces the protein MPAAELPAELSESVILLDVREDEEWQHGHAAGAVHIPMAEIPSRIGEVEPDAELFVVCRSGARSLRVVEYLARIGYEATNVDGGMVAWDAAGRPIVRDDGAEARIF, from the coding sequence GTGCCCGCCGCCGAGCTCCCTGCCGAGTTGAGTGAGTCGGTGATTCTGCTCGACGTTCGCGAGGACGAGGAATGGCAGCACGGCCATGCTGCGGGTGCCGTCCACATTCCGATGGCCGAGATTCCCTCCCGTATCGGTGAGGTGGAACCGGATGCAGAGCTGTTCGTCGTCTGCCGTTCAGGCGCACGCTCGCTTCGTGTTGTGGAGTATCTGGCACGGATCGGTTACGAGGCGACCAACGTCGACGGCGGCATGGTCGCTTGGGACGCAGCCGGGCGTCCGATCGTGCGTGACGACGGTGCGGAGGCGAGGATCTTCTAG
- a CDS encoding LLM class F420-dependent oxidoreductase — translation MPAIELRVFTEPQQGATYDDLLRVAQAAETLGYGAFFRSDHYLAMNSEGLPGPTDAWITLAGIARETSTIRLGTLVTSATFRYPGPLAISVAQVDAMSGGRVDLGLGAGWFEDEHKAYGIPFPALGERFDKLEESLAVITGLWETPVGQTFSHDGKHFPITDSPALPKPVQSPRPPILIGGGGKKRTPALAAKYADEFNIPFASLDATATQFERVRAAATVAGRDPESLVYSAALVLCCGKSEDEIARRAAVIGRQVSELRENGAAGSPAELVDKIGRFGELGASRVYLQMLDLSDLDHLELVASEVVPQL, via the coding sequence ATGCCCGCTATCGAACTACGCGTGTTCACCGAACCTCAGCAAGGTGCCACCTACGACGACCTTCTCCGCGTCGCGCAGGCGGCAGAAACGCTCGGCTACGGAGCGTTCTTCCGTTCCGATCACTACCTCGCCATGAACTCCGAGGGTCTCCCCGGTCCGACCGACGCCTGGATCACTCTGGCCGGCATCGCGCGGGAAACGTCCACCATCCGACTCGGCACCCTGGTCACCTCCGCGACGTTCCGCTACCCAGGTCCGCTCGCGATCAGCGTCGCCCAGGTCGACGCCATGAGCGGTGGTCGGGTCGATCTCGGGCTCGGCGCCGGGTGGTTCGAGGACGAACACAAGGCCTACGGCATCCCGTTCCCTGCCCTCGGTGAACGCTTCGACAAGCTGGAAGAGTCCCTAGCAGTCATCACTGGACTGTGGGAAACACCCGTGGGTCAGACCTTCTCTCACGACGGCAAGCACTTCCCCATCACCGATTCACCTGCCCTTCCCAAGCCGGTGCAATCTCCGCGCCCACCGATTCTGATCGGCGGCGGCGGCAAGAAGCGCACCCCGGCTCTGGCCGCCAAGTACGCCGACGAATTCAACATCCCCTTCGCATCACTCGACGCCACCGCGACGCAATTCGAGCGTGTACGTGCCGCGGCGACGGTAGCTGGGCGCGACCCTGAGTCGCTCGTCTACTCGGCCGCGCTCGTGCTGTGCTGCGGCAAGTCCGAGGATGAGATCGCACGACGCGCCGCGGTCATCGGACGACAGGTTTCGGAGTTGCGCGAAAACGGAGCCGCAGGCTCTCCCGCCGAATTGGTCGACAAGATCGGCCGCTTCGGCGAGCTGGGTGCATCGCGCGTCTACCTGCAGATGTTGGACCTGAGTGATCTGGATCATCTCGAGCTGGTGGCGTCGGAGGTCGTGCCACAGCTGTGA
- a CDS encoding MlaD family protein: protein MNGRQVKFQLVALALVATVGVTFVGAKYVRLDNLLGFGQYRVSAHFADSGGIFSNAEVTYRGVPVGTVGALSLTSDGVAVELLLDNGGPNIEASTKAVVASRSAIGEQYVDLRPTTDSGPYLEDGSEIAAADTEIPVPVEDLLASTDQLVSSVPIAGLETVVSELGTAFDGRGTDLNVLLDSLGTLSESADAALPQTLALIQDSRTVLDTQSEQSSAIRQFSADLDLVTAQLRSNDPDIRRLIGTATAASDQIGSLIAEGGPSLTSVLTNIESVTEQMAPSSFALVPLLAFLPTLAAGGSTVVPGDGTAHLSLVLETNNPPSCTIGYERSQEILREEKTQDPNFDPTESNYPLNLDANCTTPHGRVTGVRSASRIVFVDPETPQPWDDKPKLDPEKLNLNPIASQLAPLIGVTPK from the coding sequence GTGAACGGTCGACAAGTGAAGTTCCAACTCGTCGCGCTCGCGCTGGTGGCAACTGTGGGCGTGACCTTCGTTGGAGCGAAATACGTGCGCCTGGACAATCTGCTCGGGTTCGGCCAGTACCGAGTCAGTGCGCACTTCGCGGACTCGGGCGGCATCTTTTCCAACGCCGAAGTCACCTACCGCGGTGTCCCGGTGGGGACGGTCGGCGCGCTGTCGCTGACATCCGACGGCGTCGCCGTCGAACTGCTACTGGACAACGGCGGGCCGAACATCGAAGCGTCGACGAAGGCCGTCGTCGCGAGTCGCTCGGCGATCGGCGAGCAGTACGTGGACCTACGACCGACTACCGACTCCGGCCCCTACCTCGAGGACGGTTCGGAGATCGCTGCAGCTGATACCGAAATCCCGGTTCCGGTAGAGGACCTCCTGGCCAGCACCGATCAGCTGGTCAGCTCCGTCCCGATCGCAGGTCTCGAGACGGTAGTGAGCGAGTTGGGTACCGCGTTCGACGGTCGAGGTACCGACCTGAACGTGCTCCTCGATTCGCTCGGAACACTGTCGGAGTCGGCCGATGCCGCCCTGCCACAGACTCTCGCCTTGATCCAGGACAGTCGGACAGTGCTGGATACTCAGTCGGAGCAGTCCTCCGCGATTCGCCAGTTCAGCGCCGATCTGGACCTCGTGACTGCGCAATTGAGAAGCAACGACCCCGATATACGACGCCTGATCGGCACCGCCACGGCCGCAAGCGACCAGATCGGATCGCTCATCGCCGAGGGAGGGCCGTCACTGACGTCGGTTCTCACGAACATCGAGTCGGTCACCGAGCAGATGGCGCCGAGCTCGTTCGCGCTTGTGCCGCTTCTGGCTTTTCTACCGACTCTTGCGGCGGGCGGCAGCACGGTCGTTCCCGGGGACGGCACCGCACATCTCAGCCTTGTGCTCGAAACGAACAATCCGCCCTCATGCACCATCGGATACGAACGTTCGCAGGAAATTCTGCGCGAAGAGAAGACGCAGGATCCGAACTTCGACCCGACCGAGAGCAATTATCCTCTCAATCTGGATGCCAACTGCACGACGCCGCACGGCCGCGTCACCGGCGTCCGTTCCGCGAGTCGAATCGTCTTCGTCGACCCCGAAACACCGCAACCGTGGGACGACAAGCCGAAGCTGGACCCGGAGAAGCTCAACCTGAATCCGATTGCCTCGCAGCTCGCCCCGCTGATCGGGGTCACCCCCAAGTAG
- a CDS encoding acyltransferase, which yields MDAPRVDIGGANLLRLIAVLAVLYSHISFYLIDDRGEGWWVIDVVYRVLIQEAGLNNHLSFVGVAIFMLLTGLLVTRSAMRQSRRDFAVSRLSRLVPALWVSVALAIVLVRLGINGMFSGQSGISNYEAALSFVLGGFFLKPEVAVLGVTWTLTVQLLFYLYCVAARGVLRTRPILVPLLGAALCVVVLLYNFYIPQPWSVPMLSKIAATLPTLFLGQIIYLGWARIVSWRWVVLAVLAQVEVVRLATNVHAYWAGDQYMWTIIVVTGLVLLLGRYDGRIAHWRVVHWTGTRSYAIYLVHTLILYRVYENVVPYTGPTGAVLAFFLVTAAVSEVVYRWVEVPAATWLNGRFRSAPVRA from the coding sequence ATCGATGCGCCACGCGTCGACATCGGCGGAGCCAACTTACTTCGGCTGATTGCGGTGCTGGCCGTGCTGTACTCACACATCTCGTTCTATCTGATCGACGATCGGGGCGAGGGCTGGTGGGTCATCGACGTCGTCTACCGCGTCCTCATCCAGGAGGCCGGGCTCAACAACCATCTCTCGTTCGTCGGTGTCGCGATCTTCATGCTGCTCACCGGGCTTCTCGTCACGAGATCGGCGATGAGGCAGTCCCGACGAGATTTCGCGGTCAGCCGCCTCTCACGGCTCGTTCCGGCGCTGTGGGTTTCGGTGGCACTCGCCATCGTCCTGGTCAGGCTCGGCATCAACGGCATGTTCAGCGGGCAGAGTGGCATCAGCAACTACGAGGCCGCGCTTAGCTTCGTCCTCGGCGGGTTCTTCCTGAAGCCGGAGGTAGCCGTCCTGGGCGTCACGTGGACTCTGACGGTGCAGCTGCTGTTCTACCTGTACTGCGTCGCAGCGCGTGGAGTCCTTCGCACACGGCCGATCCTTGTGCCGCTGCTCGGTGCTGCGCTGTGCGTCGTGGTGTTGCTGTACAACTTCTACATCCCGCAGCCGTGGTCGGTGCCGATGCTGTCGAAGATCGCGGCAACGCTGCCGACGCTGTTCCTCGGTCAGATCATCTACCTCGGCTGGGCGAGGATCGTCTCGTGGCGGTGGGTGGTGCTTGCGGTTCTCGCGCAGGTCGAGGTCGTACGGCTCGCCACGAACGTGCACGCCTACTGGGCGGGCGATCAGTACATGTGGACGATCATCGTCGTGACCGGCCTCGTCCTGCTACTGGGGAGGTACGACGGTCGCATCGCGCATTGGCGTGTCGTGCACTGGACGGGCACGCGAAGCTATGCCATCTACCTCGTGCATACGCTGATTCTTTACCGGGTTTACGAGAACGTCGTGCCGTACACCGGTCCGACGGGCGCCGTTCTCGCGTTCTTTCTCGTGACCGCAGCCGTGTCGGAGGTCGTGTATCGGTGGGTCGAGGTGCCGGCTGCCACCTGGCTCAACGGCCGATTCCGAAGCGCACCTGTGCGCGCGTAG
- a CDS encoding superoxide dismutase encodes MSEYTLPDLDFDYSALEPHISGEINELHHSKHHATYVAGANTALEKLATARENEDHGSIFLLEKNLAFHLGGHVNHSIWWKNLSPNGGDKPEGELGAAIDDQFGSFDKFRAQFTAAANGLQGSGWAVLGYDSLGKNLLTFQLYDQQANVPLGIIPLLQVDMWEHAFYLQYKNVKADYVKAFWNVVNWADVQARFEAATSKTPGLIFP; translated from the coding sequence GTGTCCGAGTACACACTGCCCGACCTAGATTTCGATTACTCCGCCCTCGAGCCACACATCTCGGGCGAGATCAACGAATTGCACCACTCCAAGCACCACGCAACGTACGTCGCCGGCGCCAACACCGCGCTGGAAAAGCTTGCTACTGCCCGTGAGAACGAGGACCACGGCTCGATCTTCTTGCTCGAGAAGAACCTTGCGTTCCACCTCGGCGGCCACGTCAACCACTCCATCTGGTGGAAGAACCTCTCCCCCAACGGTGGCGACAAGCCCGAGGGCGAACTCGGCGCAGCTATCGACGACCAGTTCGGTTCGTTCGACAAGTTCCGCGCGCAGTTCACCGCAGCAGCCAACGGCCTGCAGGGCTCCGGCTGGGCTGTCCTGGGTTACGACTCGCTGGGCAAGAACCTCCTCACGTTCCAGCTTTACGATCAGCAGGCCAACGTGCCACTGGGCATCATCCCGCTGCTCCAGGTCGACATGTGGGAGCACGCCTTCTACCTGCAGTACAAGAACGTCAAGGCGGATTACGTCAAGGCGTTCTGGAATGTCGTGAACTGGGCCGACGTTCAGGCACGCTTCGAGGCAGCGACCTCGAAGACTCCGGGTCTCATCTTCCCGTAA
- a CDS encoding peptidase, whose translation MNDRDLIGVSPFHAAGLLRGFVISGRWPDTTKEWAQFLALAVQIASMPGLLATSTVFGAREELPDDPAPGTVGLILAEGPVVGEMAVTPGRFALHQPPAILMLHPPSETTPTLPECAGAASGCVLLPGLPHLGLDHRAAWVEAESDGTVTSMVSRVGLDPISDPDTAVLAMLLAS comes from the coding sequence ATGAACGATCGAGATCTCATCGGGGTTTCCCCTTTCCATGCCGCCGGATTACTCCGCGGATTCGTCATTTCCGGGCGGTGGCCGGACACCACCAAGGAATGGGCGCAGTTTCTCGCACTGGCGGTTCAGATCGCATCGATGCCAGGCCTGCTCGCCACGTCGACGGTCTTCGGTGCCCGGGAGGAACTCCCGGACGATCCCGCGCCGGGCACGGTGGGGCTGATTCTGGCCGAGGGACCCGTCGTGGGTGAGATGGCCGTCACACCAGGGCGCTTCGCACTTCACCAGCCACCGGCAATTCTGATGCTGCATCCACCGTCGGAAACCACTCCGACGCTCCCCGAATGTGCGGGCGCGGCCTCCGGCTGCGTGCTCCTTCCCGGGCTCCCCCATCTCGGCCTGGATCACCGCGCGGCCTGGGTGGAAGCGGAATCCGACGGCACCGTGACGTCGATGGTGAGCCGAGTCGGGCTCGACCCGATCAGCGATCCCGACACCGCAGTTTTGGCGATGCTCCTGGCGTCGTGA
- a CDS encoding TMEM165/GDT1 family protein, with the protein MLSALLLSFAVIFVAELGDKSQLMAMTFALRYKWYAVIGGITVATTVVHLVSVAVGHFLGLSIPTAAISIVGGIAFVIFGLWTLRGDSLSEVEGEKASKVTRSAFIAIASAFFLAELGDKTMLATVTLATDNDWVGVWIGSTVGMVAADALAIVVGAVLGKHLPERVIQFGAAILFFVFGVMLFLEGIMPGTAAPVIGAAVVSALSTAIWIAVVLVRRRKARQALSFEQPNVLNPK; encoded by the coding sequence ATGCTTTCTGCACTACTACTCAGTTTCGCTGTCATCTTCGTCGCCGAGCTGGGTGACAAGTCCCAACTCATGGCGATGACGTTTGCGCTGCGCTACAAGTGGTACGCCGTCATCGGCGGCATCACCGTCGCCACCACGGTGGTCCACCTGGTGTCGGTGGCAGTCGGTCATTTCCTCGGACTGTCGATCCCGACCGCAGCGATCTCGATCGTCGGCGGCATCGCGTTCGTCATCTTCGGCCTGTGGACTCTCAGGGGCGACAGCCTGTCCGAGGTCGAGGGCGAGAAGGCGTCGAAAGTGACGCGCTCGGCCTTCATCGCGATCGCGTCCGCGTTTTTCCTCGCCGAACTCGGCGACAAGACCATGTTGGCCACTGTCACTCTCGCCACCGACAACGACTGGGTCGGTGTCTGGATCGGGTCTACTGTCGGCATGGTTGCAGCCGACGCTCTCGCCATCGTCGTCGGCGCGGTACTGGGCAAGCACCTACCCGAGCGGGTCATCCAGTTCGGCGCGGCGATCCTCTTCTTCGTCTTCGGCGTCATGCTGTTCCTCGAAGGCATCATGCCGGGTACGGCGGCGCCCGTCATCGGCGCTGCGGTGGTATCGGCACTGTCGACCGCGATCTGGATCGCCGTCGTCCTCGTGCGCCGCCGGAAAGCGCGGCAGGCGCTGTCGTTCGAACAGCCGAATGTGTTGAACCCGAAGTAG
- a CDS encoding ATP-binding protein, with protein MTTTDEATNDHRSSDRLLRTIARFVSAGYLVYFAIVLPDFIRTTFVTAAWWTPVTVIAVFGTGLSMGVASLARDTRWIRLTGALATIAFLAAALSWWFVWDSSVTDPNGMPLATFPGLAGLAAAASLPAWLAFAQLLVAVVSVQLSINILRGPLLEGPLFADILFALLFCSIFVAATLGVRRTARILDDTIESTHRQAATAAAMSARTVERERFDALIHDGVLSSLLAVARQGRTDGVVRQTQLTLAQLDSLRDNSTATSFDVAETIAQLRSAATNVDEDIDITVESCCTTGFPADVVRTVSAALAEAVRNSVEHAGPTAARSSTIVLTETTMDVTLTDDGLGFDPTDVAPHRMGIAVSILGRMRSLRGGSAQVLSSRGGTGTAVELHWTARS; from the coding sequence ATGACTACCACAGACGAAGCTACCAACGATCATCGATCATCGGATCGGCTGCTCCGCACCATCGCCAGGTTCGTCTCGGCCGGCTATCTGGTCTATTTCGCAATTGTGCTGCCCGACTTCATCCGAACCACCTTCGTAACGGCGGCATGGTGGACTCCTGTCACGGTGATCGCCGTCTTCGGCACCGGACTGTCCATGGGCGTCGCATCGTTGGCACGGGACACACGGTGGATTCGACTCACCGGCGCGCTCGCGACTATCGCCTTCCTCGCAGCTGCGCTTTCCTGGTGGTTCGTGTGGGACAGCAGCGTCACCGACCCGAACGGCATGCCTCTAGCAACATTTCCCGGGCTGGCGGGCCTCGCGGCTGCCGCCTCGCTCCCCGCATGGCTTGCGTTCGCACAGCTGCTCGTCGCCGTCGTCTCGGTTCAATTGAGCATCAACATACTTCGCGGCCCGCTGCTCGAAGGGCCACTGTTCGCAGACATTCTGTTCGCACTGTTGTTCTGTTCCATCTTCGTTGCCGCGACTCTCGGAGTTCGCCGAACGGCCCGCATCCTCGACGACACCATCGAGTCGACGCATCGACAGGCCGCGACGGCAGCAGCGATGAGCGCACGTACCGTCGAGCGAGAGCGGTTCGACGCACTCATCCACGACGGTGTGCTGTCCTCGCTGTTGGCCGTCGCGCGCCAGGGCCGCACCGACGGCGTCGTACGCCAGACGCAACTGACACTCGCACAGCTGGATTCGCTCCGAGACAATTCGACGGCCACGTCGTTCGATGTGGCCGAAACCATAGCGCAACTCAGGTCAGCGGCGACCAACGTCGACGAGGACATCGACATCACCGTCGAATCTTGTTGCACCACCGGCTTTCCCGCCGACGTGGTGCGAACGGTCAGCGCGGCACTCGCCGAGGCGGTCAGAAACAGCGTCGAACACGCGGGACCCACCGCAGCTCGCTCGTCCACGATCGTCCTCACCGAGACGACGATGGATGTGACGTTGACCGACGACGGACTCGGATTCGATCCCACCGATGTCGCACCTCATCGCATGGGTATCGCAGTCAGCATTCTCGGCAGAATGCGCAGTCTCCGTGGAGGATCAGCCCAGGTCCTGTCCAGCCGAGGTGGCACGGGCACTGCCGTCGAACTGCACTGGACAGCACGCTCGTGA